A genomic stretch from Tribolium castaneum strain GA2 chromosome 6, icTriCast1.1, whole genome shotgun sequence includes:
- the LOC657208 gene encoding sialin, whose translation MSISTRTSDLSSPAASRTSDLLENKYSKYFLFPQRYIFCLLASLIILNAASIQFTLEVIALENFSSGKRLRTNDTCTITPQIRRRPRRRPKNESLLNYDWNLKTRYLIKDSFYWGTLVTSIPGGVLSDEYGGKYIVSLSVLFSAFFNLVAPAIIDLGHSVGLIIMIRVGLGFCRGVLDAGLMALIARWAPVYERATITSVIFGSRLLGEQFSYVMHKAFENFTWRPMFYFFASVHLVLGFFWHLLVYPSPKQNPFMTLNEKRYLEEDPDLSLVDGWKKIPWRRILKSKPVWGLCCLHFATTWAWTVYRKTLHLYLPRVLKSEVVWESAWWTPFFLYYILAIFYGFVADWFVNGQHASVTAMRKVYALLGNFGPALCLIFVTFERCNHFTVMIFTTMALCLDAMHFASNMVNALDLTSNFVGIVTSITGAIEFLIFALSTQLINNLFTTEDSLSQWNFLLWFTCGVQVGGTTLFLLLGDAERQAWNYIIKGVN comes from the exons ATGTCTATTTCGACCCGCACTTCGGACCTCAGTTCACCTGCAGCCTCTCGCACCTCTGACCTCCTCGAAAACAAATACTCAAAAT ATTTCCTCTTCCCCCAACGGTACATCTTCTGCCTCCTTGCCTCCCTCATTATCCTCAACGCAGCGTCCATCCAGTTCACACTGGAAGTCATCGCTTTGGAGAACTTCTCCTCGGGAAAACGCCTCCGAACCAACGACACTTGCACCATCACACCCCAGATACGAAGAAGGCCCAGAAGGCGGCCCAAAAACGAATCGCTTTTGAACTACGACTGGAATCTCAAAACGCGCTATTTAATCAAAGACTCGTTCTATTGGGGCACTTTAGTAACCTCCATACCTGGGGGAGTGCTTTCGGATGAATACGGCGGCAAATACATTGTtagtttgagtgttttattttcggCGTTTTTCAATTTGGTGGCTCCTGCGATCATCGATTTGGGCCACAGTGTGGGTTTAATTATCATGATTCGAGTAGGCCTGGGTTTTTGTCGGGGGGTTTTGGACGCGGGGTTGATGGCGCTTATCGCACGTTGGGCCCCAGTTTACGAACGTGCCACCATAACGAGTGTTATCTTCGGGAGTAGACTTTTAGGGGAACAGTTCTCGTATGTTATGCATAAAGCattcgaaaatttcacttgGAGGCCGATGTTCTATTTCTTTGCGAGTGTTCACCTAGTTTTGGGATTTTTTTGGCACTTGCTGGTGTACCCAAGTCCCAAACAAAACCCGTTCATGACACTGAATGAGAAGAGGTATTTGGAGGAAGACCCAGATTTGAGTTTGGTCGATGGTTGGAAGAAAATCCCCTGGAGGAGGATTCTTAAGTCGAAACCTGTGTGGGGGTTGTGTTGTTTGCACTTTGCAACGACTTGGGCCTGGACTGTGTACAGGAAAACACTTCATTTGTATTTGCCCAGGGTTTTGAAGTCGGAAGTTGTGTGGGAGTCGGCTTGGTGGACGccgttttttctctattatatcTTGGCGATTTTTTATGGGTTTGTGGCCGATTGGTTTGTTAATGGGCAACATGCGAGTGTGACTGCTATGCGAAAAGTTTACGCCCTTTTAG GGAACTTTGGTCCGGCTTTGTGTCTCATTTTCGTGACGTTTGAACGTTGTAACCACTTCACAGTTATGATTTTTACCACGATGGCCTTATGTTTGGACGCAATGCACTTTGCCTCAAATATGGTCAATGCGTTAGATTTGACATCGAATTTCGTTGGAATCGTGACCTCAATCACGGGAGCAAtcgaatttttgatttttgcattaAGTACCCAACTgatcaataatttatttacgacTGAA gatTCTTTGAGCCAATGGAACTTCTTACTTTGGTTCACGTGTGGCGTCCAAGTCGGTGGTACCACCTTGTTTCTACTACTTGGGGACGCAGAGAGACAAGCTTGGAATTACATCATAAAGGGAgtcaattaa
- the LOC656962 gene encoding sialin-like, with the protein MEHRYHLSSSKICFIPQRYVIALMTMCALTTIYNLRIFVPKAYQHMVVKPKGAKRNISKCPEPPAANKSLQQFHDPVFPWSPLEQKITARCFFAGYFIGHFPGGIISDLYGGKHVMTSAIVVSSFTTLVTPIIYRKTNGQIILVSCMRVLMGISIGLIFPSAHSIISQWCPARDRGKITGIIFAATQWSITINNLVTNNLIIAMDSWASSYYFYGSMGMVLLLFWVLFTSSSPQDCRYLDHKEFRYLSTELAGHVQFGRKPIPWVRLLKSLPLWSLVLAQIGHTWIWHGMAQDLPKYLKDVLKINILKSDLMASLPYAFMSLTTIFMGWVSDCLINRNIIEATTLRKAFTTFGAMGPGIFIVAAGYDGYLSCNKNTAIMIFTVALCTMSCYYAGTRVNCFDLAPNYSGIIMGLANGLGALPGIVAPLIADTFTKKESIYGWMYVFWTHLLILAFTNILFVFFGSAEEQPWNLGLDNEDTYSAYSEESVQR; encoded by the exons ATGGAACACCGGTACCACCTCAGTTCGAGCAAGA TTTGTTTCATCCCCCAACGCTACGTCATCGCCCTTATGACCATGTGCGCCCTGACCACCATCTACAACTTGCGCATTTTCGTACCAAAAGCCTACCAACACATGGTCGTGAAGCCGAAAGGCGCCAAACGGAACATTAGCAAGTGTCCGGAACCGCCAGCAGCCAACAAATCCCTGCAGCAA TTCCACGACCCGGTGTTCCCTTGGTCGCCACTGGAGCAGAAAATCACGGCGCGTTGTTTCTTCGCCGGCTACTTCATCGGCCACTTCCCTGGCGGGATCATCTCCGACCTGTATGGTGGCAAACACGTGATGACCTCCGCCATCGTAGTTTCCTCCTTCACCACCCTAGTCACACCCATAATCTACCGCAAAACCAACGGCCAAATAATCCTAGTTTCGTGCATGAGGGTGTTAATGGGCATCAGCATTGGGCTGATTTTCCCCAGCGCCCACAGCATCATCAGCCAGTGGTGCCCAGCACGCGACCGTGGTAAAATCACCGGGATTATCTTCGCAGCGACCCAGTGGTCCATCACTATTAACAATCTCGTGACCAACAACTTGATCATTGCTATGGACAGCTGGGCTTCGAGCTACTACTTCTACGGCTCCATGGGCATGGTACTGCTCCTGTTCTGGGTGCTTTTCACCTCGTCCTCGCCCCAAGACTGCCGGTACTTGGACCATAAAGAATTCCGCTACTTGAGCACAGAGTTGG CTGGACATGTCCAGTTCGGGCGTAAACCCATCCCGTGGGTGCGACTCCTCAAAAGTTTACCGTTGTGGTCGCTGGTCTTGGCCCAGATCGGACACACGTGGATCTGGCACGGGATGGCCCAGGACCTCCCCAAGTACCTCAAGGACGTCCTCAAGATAAATATCCTGAAGAGTGATCTCATGGCCTCCCTTCCGTATGCGTTCATGAGTCTGACGACCATTTTCATGGGTTGGGTCTCCGACTGCTTGATCAACCGCAACATCATTGAAGCCACAACGCTACGGAAAGCTTTCACCACGTTTGGGGCCATGGGTCCGGGCATTTTCATCGTAGCCGCGGGTTACGACGGTTACCTCAGTTGTAACAAAAACACAGCCATTATGATCTTCACCGTGGCTTTGTGTACCATGAGTTGTTACTACGCCGGTACTAGGGTCAATTGCTTTGACTTGGCGCCGAATTACAGTGGGATTATCATGGGACTGGCCAATGGGCTTGGGGCATTGCCAGGCATCGTAGCACCGCTTATTGCCGATACTTTCACCAAAAAG GAAAGTATCTACGGGTGGATGTACGTTTTCTGGACACATTTGCTCATCCTGGCGTTCACAAACATcctctttgttttttttggatCGGCTGAGGAACAACCATGGAACTTGGGCCTTGATAACGAAGACACGTACTCGGCCTATAGTGAGGAAAGTGTGCAGCGATAA
- the LOC103314092 gene encoding sialin-like isoform X1 yields MDSSESLQQKKVSCLPQRYVTALMLFIGVYSSYIILIMPVKVLPHIAVPLTTGPSASSACNRTTNWTFVPISKTLYSWDLKAIKLTRGSFFIGYMLFLIPAGVISDKYGGKTILSVSTLAAAINSIVTPSLIKISNGNYILVAVLRIIAGLASASLFPSINSIMSYWVPLCDRGKLSAVVYSGTVFASLVNNVATHRIVYTTRSWAAVYYIYGSIALVWAVFFHLLCSSHPWNNRFVTQDELGFLERNLGSSVTLGAKPIPWKSIMQSGPVWALIFAHVAHIWIWFVMVVNIPEYLNQVIRLDFAESASLLIYAYLTMAVLVVFFGFLVDYLIKKEVVSLINLRIIFSTFGLVGPGIFTLSAAYSGCNKTTVSVTVGSALATMSCYYAGTWANSLEIAPNYSGVIMGFANVVASLSWVILPEVMENHMRHDTLEEWKGVFWLHLIVIFVANILFIALVSTDEQDWNSTEVDPSPSSSFIVPQ; encoded by the exons ATGGACAGCTCTGAGTCGctccaacaaaaaaaag TTTCCTGTTTGCCCCAACGCTACGTCACGGCTCTCATGCTCTTTATTGGAGTTTACTCCTCTTATATCATCCTTATAATGCCCGTGAAGGTGCTACCGCACATTGCGGTACCACTTACAACTGGTCCCAGCGCCAGTTCGGCCTGTAACCGAACCACCAACTGGACGTTTGTCCCA ATCTCCAAGACGTTGTACTCCTGGGACCTAAAAGCCATTAAACTAACCAGAGGCTCGTTCTTCATCGGCTACATGCTGTTCTTGATCCCCGCGGGCGTTATTTCGGACAAATACGGTGGCAAAACCATCCTAAGTGTCAGTACCTTGGCGGCAGCCATCAATTCGATTGTAACTCCAAGTTTGATCAAAATCTCGAACGGGAACTACATTTTGGTGGCGGTTCTGCGTATAATCGCTGGACTAGCCAGCGCGTCCTTGTTCCCCAGCATCAACTCCATCATGAGTTATTGGGTACCACTGTGTGACAGAGGCAAGTTGTCTGCAGTGGTATACAGTGGCACTGTTTTCGCATCTCTTGTAAACAACGTGGCCACACACCGGATCGTCTACACCACGCGCAGTTGGGCGGCTGTTTACTACATCTACGGGTCAATTGCCCTCGTCTGGGCGGTTTTTTTCCACTTGTTGTGCTCCTCACACCCTTGGAACAACCGATTTGTCACTCAGGACGAGTTGGGTTTTCTGGAACGAAACCTAGGCTCGAGTGTCACTCTTGGGGCTAAGCCCATACCTTGGAAATCTATTATGCAAAGTGGCCCAGTCTGGGCGCTGATTTTCGCCCATGTGGCGCACATCTGGATATGGTTTGTCATGGTGGTCAACATCCCTGAGTACCTCAACCAGGTGATCAGGCTTGATTTTGCCGAAAGCGCCTCCCTGCTCATCTACGCTTACCTGACCATGGCAGTACTGGTTgttttttttgggttcttGGTCGattatttgatcaaaaaagaaGTGGTTTCGTTGATTAATCTCAGGATAATTTTTTCGACTTTTG GTTTGGTGGGACCTGGCATTTTTACACTGAGTGCTGCGTATTCTGGTTGTAATAAAACCACAGTTAGTGTTACCGTTGGTTCGGCTTTGGCAACAATGAGCTGTTACTATGCTGGTACTTGGGCCAACAGTCTCGAAATCGCACCGAATTATAGCGGCGTTATTATGGGATTTGCCAATGTTGTGGCGTCCCTTTCTTGGGTTATTTTACCGGAAGTTATGGAAAATCACATGAGACAT GACACATTAGAAGAATGGAAAGGTGTGTTTTGGCTGCACTTGATTGTTATTTTCGTAGCCAACATACTTTTCATAGCTTTAGTTTCGACCGATGAACAGGACTGGAATAGTACCGAAGTTGACCCAAGCCCCTCTAGTAGTTTTATAGTTCCCCAATAA
- the LOC656872 gene encoding LOW QUALITY PROTEIN: sialin (The sequence of the model RefSeq protein was modified relative to this genomic sequence to represent the inferred CDS: substituted 1 base at 1 genomic stop codon), which translates to MEDSKLDKKGYFIPQRYVVAVLTMVALTVVYMMRISVPVSSRHMVAPMNATRANFSTCPEPSPVVKTSYHIQDIVFPWSTQKQLIIKHCFFAGYFIGHFPGGIISDLYGGKHVMSVAILVSSLITLLTPIVFKAINGELILVSITKVLRGISIGMIFPSAHSIISQWCPARDRGKITGIIFAATQWSVTINNVVTEHLIMTMESWSSSYYLYGSMGVVLLLVWLLFASSHPDNCPYLTQKEYNYLKGELGKRPSKKXFIVVLADHVQYGPKPVPWARLLQSLPLWSLVLAQVGHTWIWHGLERDLPKYLRNVLKADILHRDLMASIPYAFMGLTTIFMGYVSDYLINRNNSTITTLRKALTTFGAMGPGIFIVAAGYNGYVSCNRTTAAIIFTFGLCVMSCYYAGTRVNCFDLAPNYSGIIMALANGFGALPGIVAPEVTAIFTKPVTRP; encoded by the exons ATGGAAGACTCAAAGTTGgacaaaa aAGGTTATTTTATACCGCAACGCTACGTTGTTGCCGTTTTGACTATGGTGGCACTTACTGTTGTCTACATGATGCGTATTTCGGTACCAGTGTCCAGCAGACACATGGTCGCACCCATGAATGCCACACGAGCGAATTTTAGTACCTGTCCGGAGCCATCACCAGTCGTTAAGACTTCGTACCAT ATCCAAGACATCGTGTTCCCATGGTCTACTCAAAAGCAGCTCATAATAAAACATTGCTTCTTTGCCGGCTATTTCATCGGCCACTTCCCTGGTGGGATTATCTCTGACTTGTACGGTGGCAAGCACGTAATGAGTGTTGCTATCTTGGTATCATCTCTTATCACTCTCCTCACACCCATCGTGTTTAAAGCAATCAACGGCGAGCTGATCCTAGTCTCAATCACAAAAGTATTGCGAGGGATTAGCATTGGGATGATTTTCCCAAGCGCCCATAGCATCATAAGTCAATGGTGCCCAGCACGCGACCGTGGTAAAATCACTGGCATTATCTTCGCAGCTACGCAATGGTCCGTCACTATTAATAATGTAGTGACCGAGCATTTAATCATGACCATGGAGAGCTGGAGCTCCAGCTACTACCTCTACGGATCCATGGGTGTGGTACTACTCCTAGTGTGGCTCCTTTTTGCCTCGTCACACCCAGACAATTGCCCGTACTTGACCCAGAAAGAATACAACTACTTGAAGGGAGAACTAGGTAAAAGACCAAGCAAAAAGTGATTTATTGTGGTTTTAGCCGACCATGTCCAGTACGGCCCTAAACCGGTCCCATGGGCACGCCTCCTCCAAAGCCTACCATTGTGGTCGCTGGTTTTGGCCCAAGTTGGCCACACGTGGATCTGGCATGGGCTTGAGAGAGACCTCCCTAAGTACCTTCGGAATGTCCTCAAGGCCGATATTTTGCACCGGGACCTCATGGCCTCCATCCCGTACGCGTTCATGGGCCTGACGACCATTTTCATGGGTTACGTCTCCGACTACTTGATCAATCGCAACAACTCCACAATCACAACGCTACGGAAGGCTTTAACGACGTTTGGGGCCATGGGTCCGGGCATTTTCATCGTAGCTGCGGGTTACAACGGTTACGTCAGTTGTAACCGAACCACAGCTGCGATCATTTTCACGTTCGGGTTGTGTGTAATGAGCTGTTACTACGCCGGGACACGGGTGAATTGTTTCGATTTGGCGCCGAATTACAGTGGGATTATTATGGCACTGGCTAACGGTTTTGGGGCTTTGCCAGGGATTGTGGCTCCGGAAGTTACAGCAATTTTCACGAAACCCGTAACACGTCCATAA
- the LOC107398520 gene encoding leucine-rich repeat transmembrane neuronal protein 3, translating into MTTDFEVFSAAITSDMSMLCTKHFNFSHSVDYLTIDDCNVEEIETEFLMNTKYHPSALQISQNPIQALRKHTFKNLEIKWFYLDGNLIEMIDPEAFFNLTNVKTISLQSNRIRMYNSDFFVNVPNLDTLSLENNRIQHLNEHSFKFLQVDGSALYLGLNKISEINPNVFGNMTADNLTVDLRYNAINNIPVKIFQGRNFHSFNLTGNQLTYLRFELNCLPKSFIYEAAQVVYFHY; encoded by the exons ATGACTACCGATTTTGAAGTGTTTAGTGCCGCCATTACCAGCGATATGTCGATGCTGTGCACAAAACATTTCAATTTTAGTCATTCTGTTGACTATCTGACTATTGATGACTGCAATGTGGAGGAAATTGAGACTGAATTTTTGATGAACACAAAGTACCACCCTAGTGCATTGCAGATAAGCCAGAACCCTATCCAGGCCTTAAGGAAACACACTTTTAAGAATCTTGAAATAAAGTGGTTCTATTTGGACGGAAATCTCATCGAAATGATTGATCCTGAGGCCTTTTTTAATCTAACCAACGTGAAGACTATTAGTTTACAGTCGAACAGAATCCGAATGTACaatagtgacttttttgtaaaCGTTCCAAATTTGGACACTTTGAGTTTAGAAAATAACCGAATCCAACATCTGAACGAACACAGCTTCAAGTTCCTGCAAGTCGACGGATCTGCTTTATACTTgggtttaaacaaaatttcggaAATTAATCCGAACGTTTTTGGAAATATGACCGCCGATAACTTGACCGTTGATTTGCGGTACAATGCCATAAACAACATTCCGGTTAAAATTTTCCAGGGCCGTAATTTCCATTCGTTCAATTTGACCGGAAATCAACTCACGTACTTAAGATTTGAGCTTAA TTGTTTGCCAAAGTCTTTCATCTACGAAGCGGCGCAAGtggtttattttcattattag
- the LOC657120 gene encoding sialin → MTHPCTACLSKFTNCVVIPQRYLLVIMISLSILNAYTMRVCLSMTITQMVVKKNVTESTTESVCPSDKTFKGFEMRKETVYDWDEKKQGLILSSFYWGYFITHIPGGLLAEKLGGKHVLGIGMLTNAVLTILFPFILKGSEGDWITVVVLRVVMGLGQGALYPTVAVLLAQWIPLGERGTASSISFAGAMMGTVISNSLSGVLMTHYEGWEVVFYFFGVWGLVWNVFWQLVCYSYPRTNPCLKPQEKEFLDQELKEVSENKPPTPWKEILSSLPVWALIVGQFGHDWGWFTMVSDLPKYMDSVLRFHVQSNGLWSAFPYLLMWGATIGAGYLADFVINREYLSVANTRRVLSTVGTMGPAIFMVAASYVGCNKIAAVMMFTLSLVMMGFFYPGMKVNSIDLSPNFAGTVMALNNGVGVFAGMAAPAVVGLLAPNQTMDEWRTVFWVSFGIFAFTNVIYVVFMSGKVQKWNDLKREQVEGFGK, encoded by the exons ATGACGCATCCCTGTACCGCCTGTTTGAGCAAATTCACCAACT GTGTCGTAATCCCACAGCGCTACTTGTTGGTAATTATGATCAGTCTCTCAATCCTCAACGCGTACACGATGCGTGTTTGTCTCTCCATGACCATAACCCAGATGGTAGTCAAGAAAAACGTCACGGAAAGCACCACAGAATCGGTCTGTCCCAGCGATAAAACCTTCAAAGGCTTCGAAATGCGCAAAGAAACGGTCTATGACTGGGACGAGAAGAAGCAAGGTCTCATTTTAAGTTCGTTTTATTGGGGCTACTTTATAACCCATATCCCGGGCGGCCTTTTAGCCGAAAAACTCGGAGGCAAACACGTGCTAGGAATAGGGATGTTAACCAACGCCGTTCTGACCATTTTGTTCCCTTTTATTCTAAAGGGCTCGGAAGGCGATTGGATAACTGTGGTGGTACTTCGGGTCGTCATGGGTCTGGGTCAGGGGGCTTTGTACCCAACGGTGGCCGTGCTTCTAGCCCAATGGATCCCACTTGGGGAACGTGGTACTGCCTCTTCCATAAGTTTCGCTGGGGCGATGATGGGTACTGTTATTTCCAACTCGCTAAGTGGGGTACTCATGACCCATTACGAGGGCTGGGAGGTGGTGTTTTACTTTTTCGGGGTTTGGGGACTCGTTTGGAACGTGTTCTGGCAGTTGGTTTGCTACTCGTACCCAAGGACTAACCCATGTTTGAAGCCCCAGGAGAAGGAGTTCCTGGATCAGGAGTTGAAGGAGGTCAGTGAGAACAAACCTCCAACCCCATGGAAGGAAATTCTGAGTTCGTTGCCCGTCTGGGCGTTGATTGTGGGCCAGTTTGGGCACGACTGGGGTTGGTTTACCATGGTTAGCGATTTGCCCAAGTACATGGACTCGGTACTGCGCTTCCACGTCCAGAGCAATGGGTTATGGTCGGCTTTTCCCTACTTGTTGATGTGGGGGGCGACCATTGGTGCTGGGTACCTAGCCGACTTTGTTATCAACAGGGAGTACCTTTCCGTGGCCAACACCAGACGAGTTCTGTCGACTGTTGGTACTATGGGCCCGGCCATTTTCATGGTTGCGGCGTCCTATGTCGGTTGTAATAAAATAGCAGCTGTGATGATGTTCACTTTGTCGTTGGTTATGATGGGTTTTTTCTATCCTGGGATGAAAGTGAACTCGATTGATTTATCGCCCAATTTTGCTGGTACTGTCATGGCACTCAATAATGGTGTGGGCGTTTTCGCGGGAATGGCAGCCCCGGCTGTGGTGGGGCTTCTGGCACCAAAT CAAACTATGGACGAATGGAGGACGGTTTTTTGGGTCAGTTTTGGGATTTTTGCATTCACCAATGTCATATACGTGGTGTTCATGTCGGGGAAAGTCCAGAAATGGAACGATTTGAAGCGGGAACAAGTCGAGGGTTTtggcaaataa
- the LOC103314092 gene encoding sialin-like isoform X3, giving the protein MDSSESLQQKKVSCLPQRYVTALMLFIGVYSSYIILIMPVKVLPHIAVPLTTGPSASSACNRTTNWTFVPISKTLYSWDLKAIKLTRGSFFIGYMLFLIPAGVISDKYGGKTILSVSTLAAAINSIVTPSLIKISNGNYILVAVLRIIAGLASASLFPSINSIMSYWVPLCDRGKLSAVVYSGTVFASLVNNVATHRIVYTTRSWAAVYYIYGSIALVWAVFFHLLCSSHPWNNRFVTQDELGFLERNLGSSVTLGAKPIPWKSIMQSGPVWALIFAHVAHIWIWFVMVVNIPEYLNQVIRLDFAESASLLIYAYLTMAVLVVFFGFLVDYLIKKEVVSLINLRIIFSTFGLVGPGIFTLSAAYSGCNKTTVSVTVGSALATMSCYYAGTWANSLEIAPNYSGVIMGFANVVASLSWVILPEVMENHMRHDTLEEWKALVSTDEQDWNSTEVDPSPSSSFIVPQ; this is encoded by the exons ATGGACAGCTCTGAGTCGctccaacaaaaaaaag TTTCCTGTTTGCCCCAACGCTACGTCACGGCTCTCATGCTCTTTATTGGAGTTTACTCCTCTTATATCATCCTTATAATGCCCGTGAAGGTGCTACCGCACATTGCGGTACCACTTACAACTGGTCCCAGCGCCAGTTCGGCCTGTAACCGAACCACCAACTGGACGTTTGTCCCA ATCTCCAAGACGTTGTACTCCTGGGACCTAAAAGCCATTAAACTAACCAGAGGCTCGTTCTTCATCGGCTACATGCTGTTCTTGATCCCCGCGGGCGTTATTTCGGACAAATACGGTGGCAAAACCATCCTAAGTGTCAGTACCTTGGCGGCAGCCATCAATTCGATTGTAACTCCAAGTTTGATCAAAATCTCGAACGGGAACTACATTTTGGTGGCGGTTCTGCGTATAATCGCTGGACTAGCCAGCGCGTCCTTGTTCCCCAGCATCAACTCCATCATGAGTTATTGGGTACCACTGTGTGACAGAGGCAAGTTGTCTGCAGTGGTATACAGTGGCACTGTTTTCGCATCTCTTGTAAACAACGTGGCCACACACCGGATCGTCTACACCACGCGCAGTTGGGCGGCTGTTTACTACATCTACGGGTCAATTGCCCTCGTCTGGGCGGTTTTTTTCCACTTGTTGTGCTCCTCACACCCTTGGAACAACCGATTTGTCACTCAGGACGAGTTGGGTTTTCTGGAACGAAACCTAGGCTCGAGTGTCACTCTTGGGGCTAAGCCCATACCTTGGAAATCTATTATGCAAAGTGGCCCAGTCTGGGCGCTGATTTTCGCCCATGTGGCGCACATCTGGATATGGTTTGTCATGGTGGTCAACATCCCTGAGTACCTCAACCAGGTGATCAGGCTTGATTTTGCCGAAAGCGCCTCCCTGCTCATCTACGCTTACCTGACCATGGCAGTACTGGTTgttttttttgggttcttGGTCGattatttgatcaaaaaagaaGTGGTTTCGTTGATTAATCTCAGGATAATTTTTTCGACTTTTG GTTTGGTGGGACCTGGCATTTTTACACTGAGTGCTGCGTATTCTGGTTGTAATAAAACCACAGTTAGTGTTACCGTTGGTTCGGCTTTGGCAACAATGAGCTGTTACTATGCTGGTACTTGGGCCAACAGTCTCGAAATCGCACCGAATTATAGCGGCGTTATTATGGGATTTGCCAATGTTGTGGCGTCCCTTTCTTGGGTTATTTTACCGGAAGTTATGGAAAATCACATGAGACAT GACACATTAGAAGAATGGAAAG CTTTAGTTTCGACCGATGAACAGGACTGGAATAGTACCGAAGTTGACCCAAGCCCCTCTAGTAGTTTTATAGTTCCCCAATAA
- the LOC103314092 gene encoding sialin-like isoform X2, whose translation MDSSESLQQKKVSCLPQRYVTALMLFIGVYSSYIILIMPVKVLPHIAVPLTTGPSASSACNRTTNWTFVPISKTLYSWDLKAIKLTRGSFFIGYMLFLIPAGVISDKYGGKTILSVSTLAAAINSIVTPSLIKISNGNYILVAVLRIIAGLASASLFPSINSIMSYWVPLCDRGKLSAVVYSGTVFASLVNNVATHRIVYTTRSWAAVYYIYGSIALVWAVFFHLLCSSHPWNNRFVTQDELGFLERNLGSSVTLGAKPIPWKSIMQSGPVWALIFAHVAHIWIWFVMVVNIPEYLNQVIRLDFAESASLLIYAYLTMAVLVVFFGFLVDYLIKKEVVSLINLRIIFSTFGLVGPGIFTLSAAYSGCNKTTVSVTVGSALATMSCYYAGTWANSLEIAPNYSGVIMGFANVVASLSWVILPEVMENHMRHDTLEEWKANILFIALVSTDEQDWNSTEVDPSPSSSFIVPQ comes from the exons ATGGACAGCTCTGAGTCGctccaacaaaaaaaag TTTCCTGTTTGCCCCAACGCTACGTCACGGCTCTCATGCTCTTTATTGGAGTTTACTCCTCTTATATCATCCTTATAATGCCCGTGAAGGTGCTACCGCACATTGCGGTACCACTTACAACTGGTCCCAGCGCCAGTTCGGCCTGTAACCGAACCACCAACTGGACGTTTGTCCCA ATCTCCAAGACGTTGTACTCCTGGGACCTAAAAGCCATTAAACTAACCAGAGGCTCGTTCTTCATCGGCTACATGCTGTTCTTGATCCCCGCGGGCGTTATTTCGGACAAATACGGTGGCAAAACCATCCTAAGTGTCAGTACCTTGGCGGCAGCCATCAATTCGATTGTAACTCCAAGTTTGATCAAAATCTCGAACGGGAACTACATTTTGGTGGCGGTTCTGCGTATAATCGCTGGACTAGCCAGCGCGTCCTTGTTCCCCAGCATCAACTCCATCATGAGTTATTGGGTACCACTGTGTGACAGAGGCAAGTTGTCTGCAGTGGTATACAGTGGCACTGTTTTCGCATCTCTTGTAAACAACGTGGCCACACACCGGATCGTCTACACCACGCGCAGTTGGGCGGCTGTTTACTACATCTACGGGTCAATTGCCCTCGTCTGGGCGGTTTTTTTCCACTTGTTGTGCTCCTCACACCCTTGGAACAACCGATTTGTCACTCAGGACGAGTTGGGTTTTCTGGAACGAAACCTAGGCTCGAGTGTCACTCTTGGGGCTAAGCCCATACCTTGGAAATCTATTATGCAAAGTGGCCCAGTCTGGGCGCTGATTTTCGCCCATGTGGCGCACATCTGGATATGGTTTGTCATGGTGGTCAACATCCCTGAGTACCTCAACCAGGTGATCAGGCTTGATTTTGCCGAAAGCGCCTCCCTGCTCATCTACGCTTACCTGACCATGGCAGTACTGGTTgttttttttgggttcttGGTCGattatttgatcaaaaaagaaGTGGTTTCGTTGATTAATCTCAGGATAATTTTTTCGACTTTTG GTTTGGTGGGACCTGGCATTTTTACACTGAGTGCTGCGTATTCTGGTTGTAATAAAACCACAGTTAGTGTTACCGTTGGTTCGGCTTTGGCAACAATGAGCTGTTACTATGCTGGTACTTGGGCCAACAGTCTCGAAATCGCACCGAATTATAGCGGCGTTATTATGGGATTTGCCAATGTTGTGGCGTCCCTTTCTTGGGTTATTTTACCGGAAGTTATGGAAAATCACATGAGACAT GACACATTAGAAGAATGGAAAG CCAACATACTTTTCATAGCTTTAGTTTCGACCGATGAACAGGACTGGAATAGTACCGAAGTTGACCCAAGCCCCTCTAGTAGTTTTATAGTTCCCCAATAA